From Cygnus atratus isolate AKBS03 ecotype Queensland, Australia chromosome 1, CAtr_DNAZoo_HiC_assembly, whole genome shotgun sequence, the proteins below share one genomic window:
- the TIMM10B gene encoding mitochondrial import inner membrane translocase subunit Tim10 B, with product MEPAAEQQQQLRSLRDFLLVYNRMTELCFRRCVSDLNHRLLTGPQELCLDRCAGKLVRSNHRLVTAYVALMPAVVQRRAAEYRAQEGPAAPAAPAPPDASPDASPPAPAAAAGGGASAGPSGAST from the exons ATGGAGCCGGCggccgagcagcagcagcagctccgcaGC CTGCGGGACTTCCTGCTGGTGTACAACCGCATGACCGAGCTCTGCTTCCGCCGCTGCGTCTCCGACCTCAACCACCGGCTGCTGACCG GCCCGCAGGAGCTGTGCCTGGACCGCTGCGCCGGGAAGCTGGTGCGCTCCAACCACCGCCTCGTGACCGCCTACGTGGCCCTGATGCCCGCCGTCGTGCAGCGCCGCGCCGCCGAGTACCGGGCGCAGGAGGGACCGGCGGCGCCCGCTGCCCCCGCGCCGCCCGACGCCTCCCCTGACGCCTCTCCTCCCGCACCGGCGGCCGCGGCCGGCGGCGGAGCCTCGGCTGGGCCCTCGGGTGCCAGCACGTAG